TAATATTTTCTTGTAAAAAAGAAACGACAATTAAAGAAGTAAAATTGCAGGGAGGTGTTTTTGGAACGGTATATCACATTACATATCTAGGTGGTGATAATTATCAAAATTCAATAGACAGTTTGTTTCAGGCTGTGAATCAATCGTTATCTACTTATATTCCAACTTCAGATATTTCTATGATTAATGAAGGGTATGCTTTTGTAGTGGTTGATGATATGTTTGAAGAAGTTTTTCAAAAATCGAAACGAATTTTTAAAGAAACCAATGGTTATTTTGATCCTACCGTATGCGAATTAGTAAATGCTTGGGGTTTTGGATATAAAAAAGAGAAGAAAGATTTAGATTCGTTGCAAGTGAAAGAATTAATGAAGCTGGTTGGGTTTGACAAAGTTGAACTAAAAAATAGAAAGGTGGTAAAACAATCTTCTAAAATGTGTTTGGATTTTAATTCTATAGCAAAAGGATATGGAATTGATGTGATTGGACGTTTTTTAGAAAGTAAAAATGTTGCGAATTATTTAGTAGAAATAGGAGGGGAGATAAGAGCAAGAGGGAAAAACAAGCGAGGTAAATTATGGACAGTTGCTATTGATGATCCCAATACTGATGGAACTCGAAGTGTTTCTAGACTTGTGAAGTTAGATAATGCGTCTATGGCGGGTTCGGGAAATTATAGAAAATATCGAATGACGAAAGATGGAAGAAAAGTGGTGCATACCATTAATCCTAAAACAGGTTTTGCTACAGAAAGTAATTTGTTAAGTGCTACTGTATATGGAAAGGTTGATTGTGCAGATGTAGATGCTTATGCGACCTCTTTTATGGCAATGGGACTAGAAAAATCAAAAGTCTTTTTAGAAAAGCACCCTGAGATTAAAGCAGTGCTTTTATATGCGAATGAGAAAGGTGAGATTATAGAGTTTAAAAATTAGAAAGTAACTTTAAATTGTTGTTATGAAAAAAGTTTTTTTATTTATGATATTGCTTTCATTTTTCTCTTGTAAAGAGGAATGTACCGAAAGAGAAATTGTTTTTAAGTTGAATAAATTGTCTAATACAATTTATCTAGAAGAGGTTGATGGTTTACGAGAGTATTTTAAGAATAAGTCTTTGGAGCAGCCAAAAATGTATGGGGAGTTTTATCAAAGAATGGTGGTAATTGAGAAGGTAATTGGAGAGGTTGCGAATCTTAAAAGTGTTGAAGATAAAAGAGAACATATGGAAGGGCTGAGAAAAGAGATGAATGATTTAATTGAAGATCGAGATTTGAAACTTCTTTATCATGATGCGAATTCAGAAGATGTAGAGTTGTTTAATTCTTTGCTTGAGAATGATTTGAATAGGATGTTGTATTATCTTTATAAAGAGGCCTATGCGAATTCGAAAGCAGTTTTTTAGAGAACTATTTATAACAAACGGGTAAAATTTCACCTTTCATTAAGGCATATCGTTCTAGTAGTTCTGGAGCGATTTTTTTTGTGTAATCTATTTCATCAACTTGAAATCCAATAGAGCGTAATTTGTCAAAATAATCACGGCCATATACACGCACATGATCATATTGTCCGAATATCTCGGCACGTTCTTTTGGGTCGGTAATAGAATCGTCTTCAAAAGTGGTTTCTCTAGATAAATCTTGTGGGATTTGAAATATTCCCATGCCTCCTTTTTTTAACACGCGATACAATTCTTGCATGGCTTTTGTGTCATCTGGAATATGTTCTAAAACATGATTGCAAAAAATGATATCATAAGAATTGTCTTCAAACGGTAAATCGCATATGTCTGCTTTAACATCGGCAATAGGTGATTCTAAATCTGAAGTAGTGTAATAAATGTTTTTTAGTTTTTTAAAACGATCTAAAAAACATTGTTCTGGAGCAATATGTAATACTTTTCGCTGCGCATTGGAAGTAAAGAAATCAGTTTCATCCTTTAAAAACAACCAAAGTAAACGGTGTCTTTCTAAAGATAAAGTAGACGGAGATAATGCATTTTCTCGTTGTGCACCATATCCATAGGGTAAAAATTTACGGAACGATTTTTCATCAATAGGATCCGTAAATTTATCACCTTTTAACCACCAAGCTACCAAAGGGCGCACCCAATAACTCGCTTTGATTAAAATGGGTCTTGGAATAGTATTTAATACTGCCTTAAATAAAGACATCTTATAAGACTAAAGGTTGCTGTCTAAACTCGTTTTCCTCATCGCTCTCAATGCCTAAAGCTTCATAGATGTACTGGAAAGTAGATAATAGTTCTGGTTTGCCATCTACAATAGCTACATCATGTTCGAAATGAGCAGAAGGTTTATTATCTAAAGTAGTAATCGTCCACCCATCACTATGTTGACGGATTTTATGGGTTCCCATGTTAATCATAGGTTCGATTGCTACAACCATTCCTTCAACAAATTTCTTACCACGACCTCTTTTACCATAATTAGGCATTTCTGGATCTTCGTGCATCGTTCTTCCTAATCCATGACCTACCAATTCACGTACTACTCCATAACCATGTTTTTCACAATAATTTTGAATAGCAAATCCAACATCTCCTACACGATTCCCAACTTTTAATTGACGAATACCTTCGTATAAACTTTCTTTAGTTACTTGTAAAAGTTTTTGTGTTTCAGGAGCAATTTCACCAACAGCAAAAGTATATGCATGATCACCGTAAAACCCATTTTTAATAGCTCCGCAGTCAATAGAGATAATATCTCCTTCTTGTAATGGAGCCTTGTTTGGAATACCATGTACAACTTGAGTGTTTGGACTCATGCAAAGTGTATTCGGAAAATCATATAAACCTAAAAAACCAGGGATAGCTCCTTGTTCTCTAATAAACTCTTCAGCAAGCTTGTCGAGATATAAAGTAGAAACTCCAGGTTTTACTTCTTTAGCAAGCATTCCTAAAGTTTTAGATACTACCAAGGCACTTTCGCGCATTAGTTCGATTTCTTCTCTGGATTTTTGTATTATCATGGTGAAAATTTTGAAGCGCAAATTTACGTTTATTTTTGATATGGATGTTTGTATTCTTGACCAGATACGATTTTTAAAAAATCTTTTTCCACAGTACTGTCGTCAACAGCATGTTCAACAAAGCGACCTATTTCTTTTCCATCTTTGTAAAAGATAAAAGTAGGTACACGAATAATGTTTAAGTTTTCCTCTAAACCATTGGCTTTTTTTTGACGATTAACTCCAACTAACTCCATGTTTTTGTAGTTAAATTCTGCTTCATCTAAGATTTTATAAAGATTAGGAATCTCTCTTTGGCTATCTCCACACCAAGTTCCCATAAAGCCTTTGATCTTTACATCTTTTAGAAGAGGTTTGAGTTTTTCAACAACATCTTTATCTGTTTCATAATAGTTGTAAAAATCGTTGAACCATTCGCTACCATAAGGTTCTTGTTGAAAGCTGGTTTTATTAACAAAGCCAACTAGGTTTCCGTCGGTGTCTTTTACAGCCATTGTTTTTTTAGGTGCAGCACAAGCAACTATTAAGGTAACGGCAAATAATAATATGTTTTTTTTCATTGAAAATTTTTTAAACAAGTGAATGTCTTGTCATTTCTTTTGGTTGCTCCACACCCATTAAATTTAAAATTGTTGGAGCGATGTCACCCAAGATACCATTTTTAATTGATTTTAAATCTTTATCAATTAAAATCATAGGAACAGGATTTGTCGTATGTGCCGTATGAGGTGACCCATCAGGGTTAATCATTGTTTCACAATTTCCATGATCTGCAATTAGAATGGTAGTGTAGTCATTTTCTAATGCGGTTGTAACCACATCATTTACACAATTATCTACAGCTTCACATGCTTTTACAGCGGCTTCAAAAACACCTGTATGTCCTACCATATCTCCGTTAGCAAAGTTTAAACAAACAAAATTAACGTCTCCAGCTTTTAATTCAGGAACAATCGCATCTCTAATTTCAAAAGCACTCATTTCTGGTTTTAAATCGTAGGTAGCTACTTTTGGAGAAGGGCATAACAAACGTTTTTCTCCATTAAACTCTTTTTCTCTACCGCCAGAAAAGAAGAAAGTAACATGTGGGTACTTTTCAGTTTCAGCAATTCTTATTTGAGTTTTTCCAGCTGATTCTAATACTTCTCCTAAAGTGTTTTCTATATTCTTATTGTCATAAACAACATTGATATTGTTAAATGTATCATCGTAGTTCGTTAACGTTACAAAGTACAATGGTAGTTTTTTCATGTTGAAATCACCAAAGTCCTTTTGACTTAAAACTTCTGTTAATTGGCGTCCTCTATCAGTTCTAAAATTGAAGAAAATGACAACGTCATCATTTTTAATAGTTGCTTTTGGTTGATTGTTTTCATTAACCATAACTATTGGCTTGATAAACTCGTCTGTTACTCCATTATGGTAACTTTGTTCAATACTTTTATCTGCATTTGTACTGTAGGATCCTTTTCCATGAACTAAAGCGTCGTAAGCTAATTGAACACGTTCCCAACGTTTGTCTCTATCCATTGCATAATAACGACCCGTGATTGACGCTAATTCACCGGTAGTTTCTTGCATGTGTTCTTGAATGTCGTTGATAAAGTATTTTCCTGATTTAGGGTCACAATCACGACCATCAGTAAAGGCGTGTAAAAACACATTTTTTAATCCATAATCATCTGCCGCTCCTAAAAGGCCTTTCAAATGATTAATGTGAGAATGAATTCCACCATTGGAAACTAGTCCTAAAAAATGAACATTTTTATTATTTGCTTTAGCATACTCAAAGGCATTCAACAATTCTTGTTCTTGAGCTAAAGCTCCGTCTTTAACAGCATTGTTGATTTTTGCTAAATTTTGATATACAATTCTACCCGCACCCAGGTTCATATGTCCTACTTCTGAGTTTCCCATTTGACCTTCTGGTAAGCCTACATGTTCACCATCAGTACGCAATTCAGCATGAGGAAACTTGTCATAAAGAGAATTAATAAAAGGTGTTTTAGCATTGTATATAGCAGATACTTTTGGGTCTTGAGTAATTCCCCAACCATCTAGTATCATTAAAATAACTTTCTTGTTCATTTGTCGTGTTTTGAAGCACAAAAGTAAGAAAGATTTTTAGTGAGTACTTAAAAAATAACGAAACCGATTACGTAGATTAAAATAATAGCGACCAAAACAAATGACAATGCATTTTTAAGGAAAGAAATTTGCTGTTCTTTTCGAGTTTGTTTGCGAATTCTTTCTAAATCTAGTTTACTCGATTTTTTATCAAAATAGAGTTTACTGTTGTCTTCTTTTTGAAATCGTTCTAATTTTTCAAAAGATGTTTTTCGAGTTCTTTTATTGTGTTTTAAACTCGCAATCATAGCGGATGCACCTCCAAATCCCATAGCAAATAATTTAAAGTTACACCTATAAGTAGCTAAATATTTGAAAATGTTACAAATGTATAATGGAAATCGTCATTAAACAGATTGGAATGACGATTTAGATATACAACTTCTAGTGTATTTAATACTTGTAAAAACCTATAAAATAGGTAATGATTGCTAGGGCAATTATGAAGAATAGAACGAATCTTGTAAATCTTTTTCTATTCTCTTTTAGTACTTTTTCTCTAATGATTGCTAATTCTTTTTGTGTAATCTGCTTCTTTTCGATTTTACCAGAAGAACCTTTTAAATTCCCTATTTTGTCAAAAGAACTTATAGGTTTTCTTCTTAAGTTTTTAACCGTTTTATGCATTTCAGATGCTGGTCCAAAACCTCCTAACATAGCTTTTATTTTCTGTGTTTTCGAATTGCTTCTTTGATTTTTTCGATTCTATTTTCAGGGTCCGGATGTGTGCTTTGAAATTCTGGAACTCTGTTCGGACCTGCAGCAGCTTTTAATATTTCCATAACGCCAATTAAACTTTCAGGGTTATAACCAGCATCAATCATTAATTTAACCCCTAGTTCATCACTTTCTAGTTCGTCACCTCTACCGTTTTTTAATAAGGTTTGCTGTCCAATACTATTGGCAAGTTGACCTAAATCTGCACCTACAGAAGCACCCATAGTTAAAAGTTTCCAGAAGTTTGCGTCGGTAATACGTTCATTTGAGTGTTTCCCTAATACATGTCCAATTTCATGTCCTAATACGCCCGCAAGCTGATCTTCATTTTTTAACTTAGAAAATAGTGCATAGGTGATAAAAATTTGTCCCCCAGGTAATGCAAATGCATTGATTGCTCTATCATCTCTTAATAAATGAAATTCATATTGATATCCTGATTGTTTTGCAACAGTGTTATTGACCAATTTTGCTCCTACCTTATCTACTAGTGCTTGAGCATTATCATTCGGGAATAAACCTCCATGTTGTTGTGCCATCCTTGGGGCTTGCTGAAGGCCAATTGCTATTTCTTGCTGAGGAGATAAACTAATGGCTTGCTTTTTTCCGGTATAAGGATTGATTTCTTGTTGGCTACATTTTCTTAGATATGCAAAAGCAACAATCGCGATACCAATTAGTAATCTGATTCTAAAACTACCTCTTCTCATTATTTTAAAATTTTTTGATTTTTTGTTGTTACTGTAAAGTTACAAAATAAAGAGATTTAACAACAAGCTGTTTTTTGTGTTCTTTAAAAGATGTAAATTTACCGAGCAAACAACAACACTATATGAAGACTCATTTTGAATTGAATGAAGTAACCAAAAAGTTACCAAAGCACCTACATAAGTTTATTGTAAAACAGCCTTATGATGAATATACTGCTCAAAATCAAGCAGTATGGCGTTATGTGATGCGAATGAATGTAGACTATTTAAGTAAAGTGGCACATGAGTCTTATGTAGATGGATTGGAGAAAACAGGAATTTCAGTAGAGAGCATTCCTCATATGGAAGGGATGAATCGAATTTTAAAAGAAATCGGTTGGGCTGCAGTGTCAGTTGATGGATTTATACCACCAAATGCATTTATGGAATTTCAGGCATACAATGTTTTGGTGATCGCTTCTGATATGCGAACCATTGATCATATAGAATACACACCAGCTCCTGATATTATTCATGAGGCTGCCGGACATGCTCCAATTATAGCAAATCCAGAATATGCTGAGTATCTGCGCAGATTTGGAGAAATTGGAAGCAAAGCTATTTCTTCGGCTAAAGACTATGAAATGTATGAAGCCATTCGTTTATTGTCTATTTTAAAAGAGAATCCAAATTCAACAAAAAAGGAAATTAATGAAGCTCAAGAGAAAGTTGAGTGGTTGCAGAACAATATGGGAGAGCTTTCAGAAATGGCTCAAATTCGTAATCTGCATTGGTGGACCGTTGAATATGGGTTGATAGGAAGTGTTAATGATCCAAAAATTTATGGGGCAGGGTTACTATCTTCTATTGGAGAGAGTAAATGGTGTATGAAAGATGAGGTGAAAAAAATCCCATACACACTGGATGCAGCAAATGTAAGTTTTGATATTACGAAACCACAGCCACAGTTATTTGTGACTCCAAATTTTGCTCATTTGAGTTTGGTGTTAGAGCAGTATGCAAATACTATGGGTATAAGAACAGGAGGTTTAAAAGGAGTTGAAAAATTGATCGATTCTAAAAATTTAGGAACTATTGAACTGAGCACAGGAATACAAGTGTCTGGAATATTTACCAATGTGATTGCCGATGAAAGAAATCGACCAATTTATGTTCAAACAACAGGGCCCACTGCATTAGCAAATAGAGATAAGGAACTAATAGGACATGGAATCAATTATCATGCAGAAGGTTTTGGAAGTCCAATAGGAAAGTTAAAAGGAATTAATATTCCAATCGAAAATATGAGTCCGAGAGATTTGGAAGCTTACGGAATTTATGAAGGGCATGAAGTAACATTAGAGTTTGAAGGAGGCGTTAAGGTAGAAGGAGAAGTGATTACTGGTACAAGAGATTTAAGAGGAAGAATTCAATTGGTTTCTTTTAAAAATTGTACGGTAACACATGGAGATAAAGTGTTATTTCACCCAGATTGGGGAATTTATGATATGGCGGTTGGAAAAGAGATAAAAGCAGCCTTTTCTGGACCAGCAGATATAAATTCTTTTGAAGATATTGGGAAAGTATCAGAAACAAAAACACATAAAATTGTGTATTCTGCTAAGGAGAAAGAATTGTACAATTTATATTTGGAGGTGAGAACGATGAGGGAACAAGGGAATATTTCTGAAGAGAAGGTTGTAGCAACATTTATACGCGTAAGCCAAGAGTTTTCAAAAGATTGGTTATTGCCATTAGAGTTGTTGGAAATAGCCATAGAAAAGGATTTTTCAATTAAAGAAAAGATAAAAACGTATTTAGAAAACTTGAAAGGTAACTCAAGTTACACGAACTTAATAGAAAACGGTTTACATTTGTTGCCTCAACATTCAATGTAAAATGGGATTATTTAATTTATTTAGAAGAAAAGATATGAGTAACGAAATACAAACGTATTTAGAAAAAGGAGCAATAATATTAGATGTACGTACTTTACCTGAATGGAATGACGGACATACAGAAGGAGCAAAACACATTGTGTTAAATACAATTCCTGAGAATATTGAAGAAATAAAATCATGGGATAAGCCAGTTATTGCTGTTTGTAAAAGTGGAGGAAGAAGTGGTCAGGCTGCGGATTTTTTAGCACAGCATGGAGTAGATATTATCAATGGAGGTCCTTGGCAAAATGTTGATCAATACATGTAACAAGCAATAAATTGATTTTAAATTATAAAGAAAGTCTTATATTTCATTCTTAAAATGATTTATAAGACTTTTTTTTATGTCAATAAGTTTTTTCTAAAGGTTTAAAATGATATTTTAGTGTCATCCTTAAATTATAAAATAAACCTTATGATATTCAGTTTTTTAAAGAAAAAAAAAGAGAGTGCAAAATTTAATATATATGATACTTCTTTTTCTGAAGCATCCTTTGATTATACAGTAAAAGATGTGCAAAACAGAAAGGTGGATGCTATAATTTGTAGAGAGTTAATAAACAAAGAAGAGTGTGAAAAAATAGCGAAAATCTTATTGGAAAAAGAAAAGTTCAAAAAAGGAAATAAAGGGGATATAATAAATGAACCTAAATCTATTGTATCTGCAGAATTAGATCATTTGATAACAGAATCCTACAAATCTTTTGTTCCAAAGTTTGAAAAAGTATATGAAGTAGATCTAATTGGTAAAATCCGTGATTTGTTGAAAAGGTTAAATGAAGGGAAGGATGCAAAGCAACTTATTAAGGATAATACGGATTTGATTTCTCCAGCAAATTTTAGAATGATGCCAAGTTTGTTTTTACATTGTGGTAATCAATTTAATTATGTGTTTCCAAGAAACTATAATTTTTTATCTACTCAAGTAGAGGTACATAATCACCTGAGTTATTTTATGGTCATTCAAGAGCCTGAGGAAGGGGGACGTATTACACTTTATGATATTGGTTGGAATGAAGCAGAAGAATCTGTTTTTAGAACAAGTACGATCATAACTTTAACAGGAGAAAAATTTGATTTAGATAAGAAGAATTCAAAAAGAGGTAATGTTAAATTAGACTTAAAGGCGGGTGATTTATTGATTTTCGCAGGAGGTGAAATTTGGCATCGTGTTGAAGAAGTAAGAGGTAATAGGAAGAGAATTACCTTTGGAGGTTTTTTAGGTTTTGGAAATAAGTCTAATACTAAAGACGATTTATATATGTGGGCATAAGGTTTCTTGTTTTTAGTTAAGTTGCAAAAAAAATATAGGTATATAATTATATACCCAGTATTCTTCTGCCTATTTTTCGAATTGGTTCTGGAGTTTTATGCCACAAGAGCTTAAGACCTCTTAGTTTTTCTGTTTTTATGGTTGGTGTATCTTCTCCCATGATTTTCATATACTGCTCGCGGGTAATTACGTTTTCTTTGTTAGTGTTGCTCCAAGATATAATTTCATCAATTTTTGCTCTAGTAAAAGAAGGTATTGAAGAATTTTCTCCTTTTTTATTGATTGCTAAAAAAGCTGTTCTTTGACCTGGATTGGGATAGGCAAAAGGCGGATAGTATATAGTGATTACCTCTTCGAAATATTTTTGAAACTCCTTTTTTATATAATCTTCATGAGGGGATAGTAAATGTTTATGCATTTTATTATGTTCACTATCTAGATATGACCAGGTTACACCATCAATATAAAAAGGACCACCAAAAATACCTACATTAGAGTCGTAGTGTTCTACTTTACCACTTCTGTAAAGTAAAAGATTAAAATCTATTAAAGGTAAAAAGCATAATCCTCCTGGTTTTGTCCAGGATGAAATATTCTGAACAAACTGATTAAATTCATTCATGTTTTCTACATAACAATAGGCGCCCCACATACTTGATGTTATGTCCCAACAGTTATTCCATTGAGGATATATATCCTTAAAATTACCAAGGCGAAGCTCATTAATGTTTGGGTTGTTATGTTTTGTTTTAGCAAGCATGCTATTAGATAAATCTAACCCTGCTCGATGATGATTTGGAAATTTACTTAAAAAGTATCCTGTACCACAAGCCACATCTAGCCATTTGGAATTTTTTGATAGTAACTTGTCTAAAACTTTGATTTCGAATTCAGGAGAAGTTTTGTATGCTTCATTGTGAATGAACTTATCATCATAGTTATCTGCATAATATGCATCATATAGATTATTGATTACATCTTCCATTATAGTTCAAAATTGGCTTTTAATGTGTGTAAAGGGGTATTCATGATAGCCTCCATTTCAGGTAAAGATTGAAAAGGTTGTTTTATTTCCTTTTGAGGTTTCTGAGAAATTAATTGGTCTTTCATTTGTTGGAAATTATTGATGTAGTTACCAAAAGTTCTTGCACCATAATAAGACAAATCTTCTCTTTTAAACCTGTATTTGTTTAGTTCATTATTTGTGTTGTCAAATAAAGCCATTTCAAACTCATTAACATGTTTTGGAGCATAAGTAAGTTTAAAAGCAATTCTTTTTTTAAGCCAAGAGTTGTTTGGTCTTGATGCATGTATTAAAGCTTGATCATGAATAATAACTTCTCCTTTTTCTAAAACAACGTCTATTGCGTATTTTCTTATAAGTTCATCATATACACTCGATAAATTTTCTTTTTTACCGTTACCAAGAGTTAAAAAGGAGAAAGGTTCGTGGTTAAAAGCTAATTTATGTGATTTTGGCACTACTTGTAAGCAACCGTTAGAGGGAGTTGTTTTATCTATACCAGCCCAAATAGCGAATGGTTTTTCATATTTTTTTTGATCATAAAAGGAAGGATCAATATGCCAATGAAAATTAGTTGATTTGGTTTTTTTGACTAATAAAACTGAATTGAAAAATTCATAGTCTTGTGTTAAGTATTTGTCTAAACCTTCCTTCATTTTTTTATCAAAGAAATTATATACATCAACACATTGTTCGTCAGGAGTATGTATGTTAGGTAAAGTAGAGAAATCAAAAGAGTTAAACATTTTGTCTTTAAGCATGTTTTTTGTATACTTTTTAATTTCTCGGAGTTGTTTACGATTAAAAATTTTAAGAATTACATAACCATTTTCTAAATAATCATTATTTAGTTTTTCGTCTTTAAAAATTTTCATTTTAGTCATTTAGGTTTGGTTTTAAGTTTATTTTAATTCAAATTTTGCTTTAAGAGAATCATGAGGTAACTCCATTATACGCTCCATTTCAGCAAGTGTTTTATAGGGAAGAGTATCTGAATTTAAAACGGAGTTTTTCACAAAATCATTTTCATTGACGACTGATGAGTTAGTTTCAGGATTGTAGTAACGACAGAGATTTGGAGATACTTCTGATTTGTTTATTTGATAAATATCAAGATGATTGTTTGTTCTATTGAAGTATGACAATTCAAGTTTATCTACCTTTTTGGGTATAAGAATAATTTTAAAAGCAATTCTTTTCTTTAGATACGAGTTATTAGGATGGGAAGCGTGTAAAAGAGATTGATTGTGTATGATAACTTCTCCTTTTTCCAAAGGTATATCAACAGAGTGTTTTTCAATGAGTTGATTGTATGTGTCTTTTATACTTGTACATCTTGCTGTTGAACCAATTTCTTTCAAGGGCATAGGTTCATAATCAAAACATAGTTTGTGGGACTTGGGGATAATTTTTAAGCAACCGTTCTTTTGTGTTAAATTATTGACTCCTCCCCAAATATTAATGGGAGCTTCTAGTTCTTTTTGATTGTAGAAAGAAGGGTCAATATGCCAATGAAGTTTGTCGGCTCTATTTTTTTTTATTAGAAAAGTGGAATAAAAAAATTGATAGTCTTCGGAAATGAATTCAGATATTTTCTGAGTATAGATTTTTCTAAAGAAACTATGAACTTTCAAACATTTTTCATCAGGGGTTTGAGGATTTGGTACAGTAGAGAAATTGGCTTTGTTGTGTAACCTATCCGTAACTAAATTTTTAGCCATTTTTTTAATGGTATTGCAATCATCATTTGAGAATAATTTAATTTTCACATACCCTTCTTCTTTTATTTTTTGGTTAAGAAGCTCATCTTTAAATACTTTTATTGAATTCATTATAAAAAGAGGTTTTATGAGGTTAGAATTTTAGAAAAATAATGAGAAATAATTTTTGTAGGCTTTATATCATTGATAGGAGTTTCTAATATTTCATTAATTTTTTCATTTGAAATCTTTGCTTCTGGTGAGAATGAAACCTTAAACTTAGAGAATATTGGGAATTTTGTTTGATCCGAATAAAATTCTCTTAAAGTTTTTATCACTTCGTTTCTCATTTTTTCTTTTGGAATTTCATGTACGTTTATTGTTTGTTCATCTTCATAAAAATAACTAAAAGAGAACTTATCAACGTTTGAAGGTATTAATAATAGTTTATATGCTAGCCTATCTCTAAAAAAAGAGCGATTTGGAGAAGATGAATGAAAGATTCCTTGATCATGAATAATTACTTCTCCTTTTTTTAATGGTATTGCTAATGCACGTTCTTGGATTAGTTTTTTGTAATCATATAAATGACTAATAAGAATGTTTCGGTTTGGAGCGTATGGGTAAAGAGGGAGAGCTAATTTATTTGACTTAGGAATTAATATGAGGTTCCCGTTTTTAGAGTTTGTAGATTTGAATCCAGCCCAAATGGAAATAGGTCTTCCAAACTTTTCTTCATCATAAATACTTAAATCATAATGCCAAGGCAAGCTTTGAGATCTTTTAGGTTTATTTGCAATTGTAGCATTAAGGAATTCAT
The sequence above is a segment of the Tenacibaculum sp. 190130A14a genome. Coding sequences within it:
- the map gene encoding type I methionyl aminopeptidase, which produces MIIQKSREEIELMRESALVVSKTLGMLAKEVKPGVSTLYLDKLAEEFIREQGAIPGFLGLYDFPNTLCMSPNTQVVHGIPNKAPLQEGDIISIDCGAIKNGFYGDHAYTFAVGEIAPETQKLLQVTKESLYEGIRQLKVGNRVGDVGFAIQNYCEKHGYGVVRELVGHGLGRTMHEDPEMPNYGKRGRGKKFVEGMVVAIEPMINMGTHKIRQHSDGWTITTLDNKPSAHFEHDVAIVDGKPELLSTFQYIYEALGIESDEENEFRQQPLVL
- a CDS encoding aromatic amino acid hydroxylase — encoded protein: MKTHFELNEVTKKLPKHLHKFIVKQPYDEYTAQNQAVWRYVMRMNVDYLSKVAHESYVDGLEKTGISVESIPHMEGMNRILKEIGWAAVSVDGFIPPNAFMEFQAYNVLVIASDMRTIDHIEYTPAPDIIHEAAGHAPIIANPEYAEYLRRFGEIGSKAISSAKDYEMYEAIRLLSILKENPNSTKKEINEAQEKVEWLQNNMGELSEMAQIRNLHWWTVEYGLIGSVNDPKIYGAGLLSSIGESKWCMKDEVKKIPYTLDAANVSFDITKPQPQLFVTPNFAHLSLVLEQYANTMGIRTGGLKGVEKLIDSKNLGTIELSTGIQVSGIFTNVIADERNRPIYVQTTGPTALANRDKELIGHGINYHAEGFGSPIGKLKGINIPIENMSPRDLEAYGIYEGHEVTLEFEGGVKVEGEVITGTRDLRGRIQLVSFKNCTVTHGDKVLFHPDWGIYDMAVGKEIKAAFSGPADINSFEDIGKVSETKTHKIVYSAKEKELYNLYLEVRTMREQGNISEEKVVATFIRVSQEFSKDWLLPLELLEIAIEKDFSIKEKIKTYLENLKGNSSYTNLIENGLHLLPQHSM
- a CDS encoding FAD:protein FMN transferase, coding for MKNIVYVLALLVIFSCKKETTIKEVKLQGGVFGTVYHITYLGGDNYQNSIDSLFQAVNQSLSTYIPTSDISMINEGYAFVVVDDMFEEVFQKSKRIFKETNGYFDPTVCELVNAWGFGYKKEKKDLDSLQVKELMKLVGFDKVELKNRKVVKQSSKMCLDFNSIAKGYGIDVIGRFLESKNVANYLVEIGGEIRARGKNKRGKLWTVAIDDPNTDGTRSVSRLVKLDNASMAGSGNYRKYRMTKDGRKVVHTINPKTGFATESNLLSATVYGKVDCADVDAYATSFMAMGLEKSKVFLEKHPEIKAVLLYANEKGEIIEFKN
- a CDS encoding M48 family metalloprotease, yielding MRRGSFRIRLLIGIAIVAFAYLRKCSQQEINPYTGKKQAISLSPQQEIAIGLQQAPRMAQQHGGLFPNDNAQALVDKVGAKLVNNTVAKQSGYQYEFHLLRDDRAINAFALPGGQIFITYALFSKLKNEDQLAGVLGHEIGHVLGKHSNERITDANFWKLLTMGASVGADLGQLANSIGQQTLLKNGRGDELESDELGVKLMIDAGYNPESLIGVMEILKAAAGPNRVPEFQSTHPDPENRIEKIKEAIRKHRK
- the gpmI gene encoding 2,3-bisphosphoglycerate-independent phosphoglycerate mutase, yielding MNKKVILMILDGWGITQDPKVSAIYNAKTPFINSLYDKFPHAELRTDGEHVGLPEGQMGNSEVGHMNLGAGRIVYQNLAKINNAVKDGALAQEQELLNAFEYAKANNKNVHFLGLVSNGGIHSHINHLKGLLGAADDYGLKNVFLHAFTDGRDCDPKSGKYFINDIQEHMQETTGELASITGRYYAMDRDKRWERVQLAYDALVHGKGSYSTNADKSIEQSYHNGVTDEFIKPIVMVNENNQPKATIKNDDVVIFFNFRTDRGRQLTEVLSQKDFGDFNMKKLPLYFVTLTNYDDTFNNINVVYDNKNIENTLGEVLESAGKTQIRIAETEKYPHVTFFFSGGREKEFNGEKRLLCPSPKVATYDLKPEMSAFEIRDAIVPELKAGDVNFVCLNFANGDMVGHTGVFEAAVKACEAVDNCVNDVVTTALENDYTTILIADHGNCETMINPDGSPHTAHTTNPVPMILIDKDLKSIKNGILGDIAPTILNLMGVEQPKEMTRHSLV
- a CDS encoding thioredoxin family protein, which gives rise to MKKNILLFAVTLIVACAAPKKTMAVKDTDGNLVGFVNKTSFQQEPYGSEWFNDFYNYYETDKDVVEKLKPLLKDVKIKGFMGTWCGDSQREIPNLYKILDEAEFNYKNMELVGVNRQKKANGLEENLNIIRVPTFIFYKDGKEIGRFVEHAVDDSTVEKDFLKIVSGQEYKHPYQK
- a CDS encoding class I SAM-dependent methyltransferase, whose amino-acid sequence is MSLFKAVLNTIPRPILIKASYWVRPLVAWWLKGDKFTDPIDEKSFRKFLPYGYGAQRENALSPSTLSLERHRLLWLFLKDETDFFTSNAQRKVLHIAPEQCFLDRFKKLKNIYYTTSDLESPIADVKADICDLPFEDNSYDIIFCNHVLEHIPDDTKAMQELYRVLKKGGMGIFQIPQDLSRETTFEDDSITDPKERAEIFGQYDHVRVYGRDYFDKLRSIGFQVDEIDYTKKIAPELLERYALMKGEILPVCYK